The following DNA comes from Agromyces mangrovi.
ACGACCTGGCCGGTCGAGCGCCTGCTCGAGTGGTCGCGCGCGGGGCGCACCGCGGCCTGACGGGCGCGGTGTGCCTGACGTTCGGCCGGGCGGAAACGTTGGCTGGCGCATCCGCCACCGCGTTCGGGAGGATGTCGGCATGCCCACACGTGTGCTCGCCGCTGCCGTCGCGCTGGTCCTCGCCGCATCCCTCGCCGCCTGCGCATCGCCCGGCTCGGGCCTCGGTACCGACATGGGCGGCGACGGCATCCCCGAGCCGATCCCCGCCGGCGACGTGATCGGCCAGGGCACCGTGCTGCAGGAGGGCGACAGATCCGCCCAGTTCTGCATCGGCGCGGTCATGGAGTCGTACCCGCCGCAGTGCAGCGGCATGCCGCTTTCGGCATGGACGTTCCCGGAGGGCACGTTCGAGGAGGCGTCCGACGTGCGCTGGGGCACGTACGCGGCGGTCGGTCGGTGGGACGGCGAGTCGTTCGAGGTCACCGGCGAGGTCGTTCCGCTGGCGCTCTACTCGCCGCCCGCGATGATCGACGAGCGGCTCGACGAGGCGAACGCCGGTGCGGGCGACGAGGCGACGCTGACCGAGATCCAGGACGAGATCGCGGGCTTCGGCAACGACAGCATCCTCTCGACGTGGCAGCAGAACGGCTACGTCGTCGTGCAGGTCCGCTACGACGACGGCACCCTGCAGGGCTGGCTCGACCAGCGTTACGGCCCCGACCTGGTCGCCGTGCAGTCCGCGCTCGTCGACGCCTGACGCGCCGCCGCGCCGCCGGACGCTCGGGCCCGTACGCTGCCCTGTCGCCCGTCGTCGCTCCGTCACCTCCGTGCCGTCGCTGGTGCGCAATGCGTGGTCATCCGGCCTCATTCACGCACTCTGCGCACCCGCGGCTGAGACGGCCGGTCGCCGCTGGTGCGCAAAGCGTGGTTCCGGCGTGGGGAGACCACCGTTTGCGCACCAGCGAGCGGGGGCGGAGTCGGCAGGGTGCGGCAGGGGAGTGGTGAGCGGGGCGTCAGGCGGGGACGGATGCCGCGAGGTGCGGCGCGACCGCTGCGCCGAACGCGTCGGCGGTGCGGCGCGCGACCTCGTCGAACGGGGTGGCCCAGATGTCGGCGTTGAAGAGCTCCACCTCGATGTCGCGGTCGTAGCCGGTCGCCTCGACCGCGGCGGTGATCGTCGCGAAGTCGATCACGCCGTCGCCGGGGTAGTGGCGGCCCATGAGCACGTCGGCCGGCAGCGGCGTGGCCCAGTCGCACACCTGGTAGGTGGCGATGCGGCCCGCCGCACCCGCACGGGCGATCTGCGGCAGCAGCTCCGGGTCCCACCAGACGTGGAACGTGTCGACGACCGCGCCGACCACGTCTGCGTCGAAGTCGTCCGCGATGTCGAGCGCCTGGCCGAGCGTCGACACGACGCACCGGTCGGACGCGTACATCGGGTGCAGCGCCTCGATCGCGAGCGTCACGCCCGCAGCGGCGGCCGCCGGGGCGAGCTCGCCGACCGCGTCGCGCACGCGCTCGCGCGCGCCCACGACGTCGCGCGAGCCCTCGGGGAGCCCGCCGCCGACGATCACGAGCACCGCGGTCGACCCATCGGCGCCCGCGGCGGCGAGCGTCGCCGTCTCCTCGATCGCACGCAGGTTGTCGTCGATCGACGCTCGGCGCTCCGCCCCCTCGGGCATCGTGAAGAACCCGCTGCGGCAGTGGGTCGAGAGGCGCAGGCCCGAGTCGGCGAGACGTGCCGCCGACTCGGCGAGGCCGAGCTCCTGCACGGGCTCGCGCCACGTGCCGATCGACGCGTAGCCCGCGCCGAGCACGGCGTCGATCGCCTCGGGCAGCGACGCGTGCTTGATCGTGCCCTGGTTCATCGAGAGGCGGGGATGCGCGCTCATGCGAGCACCTCCGCGGGCTCGGCTGCGGCCTCGGCCGGGGCATCCGTCGCCTCGAACACGCCGTTCAGCGTGAGCAGCGAGTGCCAGCGGGCCGCCGCGAGCTCGGGCCGCTCGAAGGCGCCGCTCGCGTTCGCGAGCCGCACGATCTCCGACAGGTGCGGGAGGCTGCGCGCGGCATGCAGGCCGCCGACCATCTGGAACGCGGCCTGGTGGCCGTTCAGCCAGGACAGGAACGCGACACCGGTCTTGTAGTAGAACGTCGGCGCGGCGAAGATCTGCCGCGACAGCGCCTCGGTCGGCTCGAGGATGCGCCGGTACTCGACCGGGTCGTTCGCGTCGAGCGCCTGGATCGCCGCCGACGCGTGCGGGGCGATCGCGGCGAACGCGCCGAGCAGCGCGTCGGAGTGCCCCTGGTCGTCGCCGGCGATGAGCCCGACATAGTTGAAGTCGTCGCCCGTGAACATGCGCGCCGACTCGGGAAGCCGGCGGCGCACCGCGATCTCGGCGTCGGCGTCGAGCAGGCTCATCTTCACGCCCGACACCTGCTCGGCGGATGCCTCGATGATGTCGACGAGCGTGTCCGAGGCGGCATCCGTGTCGGTCGACCCGAAGTAGCCCTCGAGCGACGGGTCGAACGCGGTGCCGAGCCAGTGCAGCACGACGGGCGCACCGGCTGCGGCGAGTACCTCGCGGTACACGCGGCGGTAGTCGTCGGCCGACTGCGCGGCGCGCGCGAGGTGGCGGCTGGCCATGAGCACGGCGCCCGCGCCCGCGTCCTCCGCGTGGTGCAGCTGCTGCTTGTACGCGTCGATCACGTCGTCGAGCGAGACCTGCTCGGCCTCGAGGTGGTCGGTGTTCACTCCGACGACGAGCGCGCCGCCCGCCGAGGCCGCCTCAGCGGCGCTGCGGGTGATGAGCTCGCGCGTCGCGGCCGGGTCGAGGCCCATGTTGCGCTGCGCGGTGTCCATCGCGTCGGCCACGCCGAGCCCCCACGAGTACACGTGGTGGCGGTAGGCGAGCGTCGCGTCCCAGTCGATCTCGGCGGGCTGGCCGGGGGTGTTGTCGGCGTGGGGCTTCGGCACGACGTGCGCGGCCGCGTAGGCGACACGTGAGCGCAGCGGATGCCTCGGGCGGGCGAAGTCCGGCGCCGCGGCGAGCTCGACCGCGGAGGTCGTGCCGTCGGGGGCGAGCAGGGTGAGGGCGGTCACGGTCACGCCCCCGCGCCGGAGAGCTCGGGCTCAGCGGCATCCGCTGCGCTGTCGGGGGCACCCGAGACGGTCACCTCGGGCACCTCGATGCGGCGGCCCTCGGCGCTCGAGGCCAGGCCGGTCTCGGCGAGCAGCATGCCCCGGGCGCCTGCGAGGAAGTCGTAGTGGTTCGGGGCGTCCTCGACGACGTGGCGGATGAAGTCCTCCCACTGCACCTTGAAGCCGTTCTCGAACACCTCGGTCTCGGGGGTCTCGAGCCAGGTCGACGCGTAGTCGATGGTGTCGGGGATGTCGGGGTTCCAGACCGGTTTGGGCGTTGCGTTGCGCGGCTGGATCTTGCAGCCGAACAGCCCGACGACCGCCGAGCCGAGCGTGCCGTCGACCTGGAACTCGACGAGCTCGTCGCGGTTGACGCGGGTGGTCCAGCTCGAGTTCAGCTGGGCGGTGATGCCGCCCGCGAGCTCGAAGATGGCGTACGCGGCGTCGTCCGCGGTGGCGGCGTAGGGCTCGCCCTGCTCGTCGACGCGCCGGGGGATCTCGGTGACGGCCTTGGCGTAGACCGACTCGACGCGGCCGAACAGGTTCTCGAGCACGTAGTTCCAGTGCGGGAACATGTCGACGATGATGCCGCCGCCGTCCTCCGACCGGTAGTTCCAGCTCGGGCGCTGGGCCGGGTGCCAATCACCCTCGAACACCCAGTAGCCGAACTCGCCGCGCACCGACAGGATCTGGCCGAAGAAGCCCGAGTCGATGAGGCGCTTCAGCTTGCGCAGGCCCGGCAGGTACAGCTTGTCGTGCACGACGCCGTTCTTGACACCGGCCTCCTCGGCGAGGCGGGCGAGCTCGAGTGCGTCCTCGAAGCTCTCGGCGGTCGGCTTCTCGGTGTAGATGGCCTTGCCGGCGGCGATGGCCTTCTTGATCGCGGGGAAGCGCGCCTTGGTCACGAGGAAGTCGGCGTAGATCTGCCAGCGGGCGTCGGCGAGCGCGGCGTCGAGGTCGGTCGTATAGTGCTCGATGCCGTGGCGGGCGGCGAGCTCGGCGAGCTTCGCCTCGCTGCGGCCCACGAGCAGCGGCTCGACCTGCACCTTGGTGCCGTCGGCGAGCTCCACGCCGCCCTGCTCGCGGATCGCGAGGATCGACCGCACCAGGTGCTGCCGGTAGCCCATGCGCCCGGAGGCGCCGTTCATGATGATGCCGATCGTCTGCTCTGCCACGGGGTGTCCTTCGTCTCTCGTGATGGCCCCGCGATCGTGGCGGCAGTGGTGCGCCGCATCGATGCGGGAAAGCGTTTACCACAGTGTAGGGCAGGTGGTCGGGCGGCGCAAGCGTCGCACGGGTCGAGGAAAACCTAACGAACGCTCGGGTTTCTGCTACGATGCGTGTGAATCGTTTCACTGCCTGCCCGGCGCAGCGCCGGCAGCCGACCGACAACGGAGTTCACGTCATGACCTCGATTTCCGACCGGAGCACCCCCGGCGCCGCCCGGCGACAGCCCAACCCGTGGTGGGTCGCCGTGATCGCCGGCATGGCCTCGTTCATCGACGCGGGCGCCATCGTCGCGACCGGCACCGCACTCGTGCTCTTCCAGGACGGACTCGGCGTCACCGACGCGCAGATCGGCCAGTTCTCGGCGCTGCTCACCCTGATGATCGCGATCGGCGCGTTCACCGGCGGCCGACTCGGCGACCGCTTCGGCCGCCGCCGCGTCTTCACGGTCACGCTCATCGTGTTCGCGATCGGCGCCGGGCTCAGCGCGATGGCGTGGGACCCCGCGGTGCTCTACCTCTCGCTCGCCCTGCTCGGCTTCGGCGCGGGCGCCGACCTGCCGGTCTCGATGGCGATGATCGCCGAGAGCGCGCCCGACGAGAAGCGCGGCAAGATGATCACGTTCTCGCACGTGCTCTGGATGGCCGGCATCCTCGCCATCATCGTCATGGGCATCTTCATCGGCGGCATGGGCACGACCGGCGGCCGCATCCTCTACGGCTTCCTCACGGTCGTCGCGGTGCTCGTGCTCGTGCTGCGCATCACGCTGCCCGAGTCGGCGAAGTGGCAGGCCGCGCACGATCGCCGCACCTCCGCGATCGAGACCGCAGCCGCCAACGGCACGACCGCCGAGGCCGACCCCGGTGCGCTCCGCAGCCTGTTCCGCGCGCCCGTGCTCGTGCCGCTCATCGCGGTCGGCCTGTTCTACGCGCTCGTGAACGTCGCCGCGAACACGAACGGCCAGTTCAGCACCTACCTCTACGTGAACGTCGCCGGCTCCGACGTCTCGACCGCCTCGGCGCTCAGCCTCATCGCGTTCGGCGTCTCGCTCGTCGGCATGCTCACCCTCATGCGGCTCGTGGACACCCGTTGGCGCATGCGCGCGTTCGCGGTCGGCGCGGTCTTCGTGCTCGCCGCCATGGCCGTTCCCGCGATCTTCGGCGTGACGCTGTTCACGCTCGTGCTGAACGGCATCCTCTTCGCCATCGGCGGCGCGATCGCCGGCGAGCCGATGTTCAAGGTCTGGGCGCAGGAGCTGTTCTCGACCCTCGCCCGCTCGGGCGCGCAGGGCGTCATGATCGCCTTCACCCGAGTCGTCGCCGCCGGCGTCGCGCTCGTCACACCGGCGATCATCGCGGCCGGCCCGCAGGTGCTCTACTGGTTCCTCTTCGCCACGAGCGGCATCGCCCTGGCCATGGGCGCGTTCTGGATCGCACGCATGCCGCGCGTCGACCTCGCCGAGGAGGCGGATGCGGCTGAGCCGGCGTCCGCCTCGGAGGCATCCGTCACCGATGCCGACGCCGCCGACGCGGTCGAGGCGCCCACCCGCTGACCGCCCGGCGGTACGCTCCGAACCGGGCCCCCGGGCCTTCAAGCACGCACGACCCCCGGCGACGGGGCGGAAGGAATCCGACGATGGATCAGACCGCAGCACGATGGACCGCGCGCATGATCGCGCCCGACGACGAGTTCGGCGGCGCACCGCTGCTGCGGCGCGAGGTGACGCTCGACACCGGCCACGGCGCGGTCGAGGAGGCGACGCTGCGGTACAGCGCGCTCGGCGTGGTCGAGGCGTGGCTGAACGGGCGGCCGGTGTCGGCCGACCTCCTCACGCCCGGCTGGTCGAGCTACGAGTGGCGGGTGCGGTTCGCCGAGACCGACGTCACCGCGCTCGTCGCCGACGGCGCCAACGTGCTCGGGCTCGCGCTCGGCAACGGCTGGTACCGCGGCCGCCTCGGCTGGGCGGGCAACCGCAATCTCTACGGCGACGAGCTCGGCGCGCTCGCGGAGCTCTCCGTGCGCTTCGCAGACGGGCACGAGCAGGTGATCGGCACGGATGCCTCGTGGCAGGCCGGCCCCGGCGCGACGCTCGCGAACGACCTCTACGACGGGCAGACGATCGACGCGCGCCTGCGCGACGACGCCTGGCTCGGCGCCGGGTTCGACGGCGCGGGGTGGGTCGGCGTGCACGAACTCGACTTCGACCTCGAGAAGCTCGAGCCGTACGTCGGCCCGCCCGTGCGGCGGGTGCAGGAGCTCGCCCCGGTGTCGGTGACGACCTCGCCGTCGGGCGCGGTGCTCGTCGACTTCGGGCAGAACCTCGTCGGGTTCGTGCGGGTCGCCGTGCGCGGCGAGGCCGGCGCCGAGGTCGTGCTGCGGCACGCCGAGGTGCTCGAGCACGACGAGCTGGGCACGCGCCCCCTGCGGTCGGCGCGCGCCACCGACCGGTACCTGCTGAGCGGCGGCGACGACGTGTTCGAGCCGACGCTGACCTTCCACGGGTTCCGCTACGTCGAGGTGTCGGGCTGGCCCGGCGGCGTCGACGCGATCGCCGAGGGGGCGCTCACCGCGATCGTCGTGAGCAGCGACCTGCGCCGCATCGGGCGCATGCAGACCTCGAACCCGCTGCTCGACCGGCTGCACGAGAACGCGGTCTGGGGCATGCGCGGCAACTTTCTCGACGTGCCGACCGACTGCCCGCAGCGCGACGAGCGCCTCGGCTGGACCGGCGACATCGCCGCCTTCGCGCCGAGCGCGGCCTTCCTGTTCGACGTGCGGGACTTCCTGCGCGACTGGCTCGTCGACCTCGACCTCGAGCAGCGCCACGCCGACGGCATCGTGCCGCTCGTCGTGCCCGACGCGATCAAGTACTTCGAGCTGCCGCCCGAGTTCCCGACGCCCGAGGCGATGGCCGTCTGGAGCGACGCCGCCGCATGGGTGCCGTGGGCGGTGTACGAGGCCTACGGCGACGAGCGCGTGCTGCGCGAGGCGTTCCCGGCGATCGCGGCCCACCTGCGCCGGGTGCGCGGGCTGCTCGATGAGTCGGGCGTGTGGGGGCAGGGCATGCAGCTGGGCGACTGGCTCGACCCGGATGCCCCGCCGGAGGCGCCGCACCAGGCCAAGGCCGACGGACACGTCGTGGCGACGCTCGCCGCGTACCAGTCGGCGACGATCGCGGTCGACGCCGCGCACGTGCTCGGCGACGCCGACGCGCAGGCCGAGTTCGCGGCCCTCGCCGACACGCTCCGCGCGGGCTTCCACGCGGAGTACGTGCGCGACGGGGTCATCCACTCGGATGCATCCGCCGTCTACGCCCTCGCGATCGTCACGGGCATCGTCGACGGCGCCGACCTCGAGTTCGCCGGGAATCGGCTCGCGGAACTCGTCGCCGAGAGCGGCTACCGCATCTCGACCGGGTTCGCGGGCACGCCGTTCGTGACCGACGCGCTCACCTCGACCGGGCACCTCGACGCCGCGTACCGCCTGCTGCTGCAGACCGAGTGCCCGTCGTGGCTGTACCCCGTGACCATGGGCGCGACCACGATCTGGGAGCGCTGGGACTCGATGCTCCCCGACGGCACGATCAACCCGGGGGAGATGACGTCGTTCAACCACTACGCGCTCGGTGCGGTGGTCGACTGGATGCACCGGGTCGTCGGCGGCCTCGCGCCGCTCGAGCCGGGCTACGCGCGCATCCTGGTCGCGCCGCAGCCTGGCGGCGACCTCACCTGGGCGGAGACGTCGCTCGAGACGCCGCGCGGGCTCGCGCGCGTGCGGTGGGACCTCGCCGACGGGCGGCTCGACGTGGTCGCGACCGTGCCCGAGGGTGCCGAGGCGGTGCTGCGCCTCCCCGGAGCATCCGACGAGACCGTGGGCGCGGGCGTGCACGAGCGATCGGTGGCGTTCGCGAGCTGAGCCCGCCCGCTCAGTCGGTGAGGCGGGGGTGCTGTCGCGCACGATCACCTCGGTCGGCACCGGGGCGCCCGACTCGTCGTCGGATTCGGCGAGCGCGAGGCGCAGCGCGCGCTCGCCGACCTCCTCGAGGGGAGGCGCACCGTGGTGAGCGTCGGGGTGACGTCGCGCACGGTCGGGATGTCGTCGAACCCCGCGACCGCGACCTCGCGGCCGGGCGCGAGCCCCGAGTCGCGCAGTGCCGACATGGCGCCCATCGCCATCACGTCGTTCAGGGCGAACACGAGCTGCGTGTCGCCGAGCCCCCGCTCGATGAGCTCGCGCATGCCCGCGTAGCCGCCGTCGCGCGTGAACGCGCACCGCGCGGTGCGGTCGGCGGGGAGGTCGGACCCGCCGGCGACGAGGCCCTCGGTGAACCCTGCGATGCGGTCCTCGGCGGTGCGCAGGCCCTCGGGGCCGGTGAGGGCGCCGAAGCGCACGTAGCCGAGGTCGAGCATGCGGGTCGCGAGCGCGCGGGCACCCTCACGGTTCTCGAGGGTGACGGTGCGGAACGGGGAGTCGGTGGCGGTGATGAACACGACGCGCCCGCCGGTCTGCTCGTAGGCGGTGAGCTCGGCGCGCAGCGCCTCCGCGGCCGGGTCGTCGGCGCGGCGCGACGAGGCGAGGATCATGACGCGCGGGCGCTGGCCGCGCATCGCACGCACCAGCTCGAGTTCGCGCGCCGAGTCGCGCTCGGTCTCGGCCATGGTCACGATCAGCTGCTCGGTGTCGGCCTGGCCGACGACGCCCGCGGCGATCGAGGAGAAGTACGGGTCGGCGATGTCGGCGACGAGCAGCGCGACCGTGGTGGTCGTGCCGCGGGCGACGGCCTGGGCCGAGAGGTTCGGCGTGTAACCGAGGCGCGCGGCGGCCTCGAGCACCTTCTGGCGGTACGCCTCGTTGACCTTGCGCGTGCTGCCGTTGAGCGAGCGCGACGCCGTGGCGAGCGAGACCCCGGCTTCGCGGGCCACGTCGTGCAGCGTGGCGGGCGTGCTGCGGCTGGTCTGGCTCACGTCGGCTCCCGTTCTGGCGCCCGCGGGCGACCCCGCGGTGCCTCGACCCTACCGCCGCGCGGCGTCCGGGCGGTGGAGGCGCGGCCGGAAGTGAGATAACGTTTTCCCAAGCGGTGCTGCGGCTCGCGGCATCCGCTCGGCCAACCACCGGTAAACGATTTCTCGAAACGGGCGCCGCCGCCCGAGGCACGACCCGACACGAACGCGAAGGACGAGATGGCAACCCAGGAACGCTACGGACTCATCGGCACCGGATCGCGCGCCGGCATGTACGTGAACGCGCTGACCGGCACGCAGTTCGGCGTCGAGCCGCTCGACGACGTCGCCACGCTGGTCGCCTGGTGCGACGTGAACCCGGGCCGCCTCGACGTGTACGAGCGCGAGGTCGTGGCATCCGGCCACCCGGCCCCGAAGCGCTACGCCGCGGACGACATCGAGCGGATGGTGCGCGACGAGCAGCTCGACCGCGTCGTGATCACCACCCCCGACTTCACCCACGCCGAGTTCGTGACCCGAGTGCTGCGGGCCGGCGCCGACGTCGTGGTCGAGAAGCCGCTGACCATCGACGCCGAGGGCGTGCGTGCGATCGGCGAGGCGATCGCCGAGACCGGCCGAGAGGTC
Coding sequences within:
- a CDS encoding MFS transporter gives rise to the protein MTSISDRSTPGAARRQPNPWWVAVIAGMASFIDAGAIVATGTALVLFQDGLGVTDAQIGQFSALLTLMIAIGAFTGGRLGDRFGRRRVFTVTLIVFAIGAGLSAMAWDPAVLYLSLALLGFGAGADLPVSMAMIAESAPDEKRGKMITFSHVLWMAGILAIIVMGIFIGGMGTTGGRILYGFLTVVAVLVLVLRITLPESAKWQAAHDRRTSAIETAAANGTTAEADPGALRSLFRAPVLVPLIAVGLFYALVNVAANTNGQFSTYLYVNVAGSDVSTASALSLIAFGVSLVGMLTLMRLVDTRWRMRAFAVGAVFVLAAMAVPAIFGVTLFTLVLNGILFAIGGAIAGEPMFKVWAQELFSTLARSGAQGVMIAFTRVVAAGVALVTPAIIAAGPQVLYWFLFATSGIALAMGAFWIARMPRVDLAEEADAAEPASASEASVTDADAADAVEAPTR
- a CDS encoding alpha-L-rhamnosidase; this translates as MDQTAARWTARMIAPDDEFGGAPLLRREVTLDTGHGAVEEATLRYSALGVVEAWLNGRPVSADLLTPGWSSYEWRVRFAETDVTALVADGANVLGLALGNGWYRGRLGWAGNRNLYGDELGALAELSVRFADGHEQVIGTDASWQAGPGATLANDLYDGQTIDARLRDDAWLGAGFDGAGWVGVHELDFDLEKLEPYVGPPVRRVQELAPVSVTTSPSGAVLVDFGQNLVGFVRVAVRGEAGAEVVLRHAEVLEHDELGTRPLRSARATDRYLLSGGDDVFEPTLTFHGFRYVEVSGWPGGVDAIAEGALTAIVVSSDLRRIGRMQTSNPLLDRLHENAVWGMRGNFLDVPTDCPQRDERLGWTGDIAAFAPSAAFLFDVRDFLRDWLVDLDLEQRHADGIVPLVVPDAIKYFELPPEFPTPEAMAVWSDAAAWVPWAVYEAYGDERVLREAFPAIAAHLRRVRGLLDESGVWGQGMQLGDWLDPDAPPEAPHQAKADGHVVATLAAYQSATIAVDAAHVLGDADAQAEFAALADTLRAGFHAEYVRDGVIHSDASAVYALAIVTGIVDGADLEFAGNRLAELVAESGYRISTGFAGTPFVTDALTSTGHLDAAYRLLLQTECPSWLYPVTMGATTIWERWDSMLPDGTINPGEMTSFNHYALGAVVDWMHRVVGGLAPLEPGYARILVAPQPGGDLTWAETSLETPRGLARVRWDLADGRLDVVATVPEGAEAVLRLPGASDETVGAGVHERSVAFAS
- a CDS encoding sugar phosphate isomerase/epimerase family protein — protein: MSAHPRLSMNQGTIKHASLPEAIDAVLGAGYASIGTWREPVQELGLAESAARLADSGLRLSTHCRSGFFTMPEGAERRASIDDNLRAIEETATLAAAGADGSTAVLVIVGGGLPEGSRDVVGARERVRDAVGELAPAAAAAGVTLAIEALHPMYASDRCVVSTLGQALDIADDFDADVVGAVVDTFHVWWDPELLPQIARAGAAGRIATYQVCDWATPLPADVLMGRHYPGDGVIDFATITAAVEATGYDRDIEVELFNADIWATPFDEVARRTADAFGAAVAPHLAASVPA
- a CDS encoding dihydrodipicolinate synthase family protein, whose translation is MTALTLLAPDGTTSAVELAAAPDFARPRHPLRSRVAYAAAHVVPKPHADNTPGQPAEIDWDATLAYRHHVYSWGLGVADAMDTAQRNMGLDPAATRELITRSAAEAASAGGALVVGVNTDHLEAEQVSLDDVIDAYKQQLHHAEDAGAGAVLMASRHLARAAQSADDYRRVYREVLAAAGAPVVLHWLGTAFDPSLEGYFGSTDTDAASDTLVDIIEASAEQVSGVKMSLLDADAEIAVRRRLPESARMFTGDDFNYVGLIAGDDQGHSDALLGAFAAIAPHASAAIQALDANDPVEYRRILEPTEALSRQIFAAPTFYYKTGVAFLSWLNGHQAAFQMVGGLHAARSLPHLSEIVRLANASGAFERPELAAARWHSLLTLNGVFEATDAPAEAAAEPAEVLA
- a CDS encoding LacI family DNA-binding transcriptional regulator, which codes for MSQTSRSTPATLHDVAREAGVSLATASRSLNGSTRKVNEAYRQKVLEAAARLGYTPNLSAQAVARGTTTTVALLVADIADPYFSSIAAGVVGQADTEQLIVTMAETERDSARELELVRAMRGQRPRVMILASSRRADDPAAEALRAELTAYEQTGGRVVFITATDSPFRTVTLENREGARALATRMLDLGYVRFGALTGPEGLRTAEDRIAGFTEGLVAGGSDLPADRTARCAFTRDGGYAGMRELIERGLGDTQLVFALNDVMAMGAMSALRDSGLAPGREVAVAGFDDIPTVRDVTPTLTTVRLPSRRSASARCASRSPNPTTSRAPRCRPR
- a CDS encoding Gfo/Idh/MocA family protein yields the protein MNGASGRMGYRQHLVRSILAIREQGGVELADGTKVQVEPLLVGRSEAKLAELAARHGIEHYTTDLDAALADARWQIYADFLVTKARFPAIKKAIAAGKAIYTEKPTAESFEDALELARLAEEAGVKNGVVHDKLYLPGLRKLKRLIDSGFFGQILSVRGEFGYWVFEGDWHPAQRPSWNYRSEDGGGIIVDMFPHWNYVLENLFGRVESVYAKAVTEIPRRVDEQGEPYAATADDAAYAIFELAGGITAQLNSSWTTRVNRDELVEFQVDGTLGSAVVGLFGCKIQPRNATPKPVWNPDIPDTIDYASTWLETPETEVFENGFKVQWEDFIRHVVEDAPNHYDFLAGARGMLLAETGLASSAEGRRIEVPEVTVSGAPDSAADAAEPELSGAGA